One genomic window of Phalacrocorax aristotelis chromosome 21, bGulAri2.1, whole genome shotgun sequence includes the following:
- the RABIF gene encoding guanine nucleotide exchange factor MSS4 gives MASACAEMEQRAAPPPSPPPPPRPPAAAAAAAPGSAELVCAQGRNLKAVLCQRCGSRVLLPGAATFARRELLLPAMRKKAAAAAAGGGGGGDLVREHWLVRDMFSFENVGFTRDVGNVKFLVCADCEAGPIGWHCLDDKDSFYVALERVAHE, from the exons ATGGCGTCGGCCTGCGCCGAGATGGAGCAGCGGGCGGcgcctcctccttctccccctcctcctcctcgtcctcccgccgccgccgccgccgccgcgccgggctCGGCCGAGCTGGTGTGCGCGCAGGGCCGGAACCTGAAGGCGGTGCTGTGCCAGCGCTGCGGGTCGCGGGTGCTGCTGCCCGGCGCCGCCACCTTCGCCCGCCGTGAG CTCCTCCTGCCCGCCATGAGGAagaaggcggcggcggcggcggcgggaggcggcggcggcggggaccTGGTGCGGGAGCACTGGCTGGTGCGCGACATGTTCTCCTTCGAGAACGTGGGCTTCACCCGCGACGTGGGCAACGTGAAGTTCCTGGTGTGCGCCGACTGCGAGGCGGGGCCCATCGGCTGGCACTGCCTCGACGACAAGGACAGCTTCTACGTGGCGCTGGAGCGCGTGGCTCACGAGTGA